The DNA segment ttgcatagagcaaacaatacaatagtcagaaaagaaaatatatcaggctattaatattgtttgaattCAATCCTAAAGTTTTCATACAATCCTAAAGTAATTCCTACAAAACCAAATACACATAAAGGTATTTCAGTCTACAAGTGATAAGATTTTGCTTTCTAAAACAAATAGTCCATCCCTAAAACAAATAGTCCATAATatagtgaaataataacattcccTACCCTACCCATAATgctatgataatttataaacatTGATCTTGCAATGTTATCAGATAAAAATATGAGTTTAAATATGTATTCGACATACAGTACTatgcaataattatataatatttttattgcaatcagatagGAGTAAAAAGATTATCTTCATATGCCTAGGTATAAAATATCTCTGTAAAAACTGTATATAAAATTTCACAATTAAATTGATTGGCACATCCCAGAAAATAATGAGTATGTGCACGGTGTATCAGTCATGATTGTTACTTGTTAATGTAACTTAATTGATTTAATAGTTTAAGGCCCGGTAGCACAAAAGccgtttaaattttaaccgtgttcaactttacgagaaccaatcagagaggacgtttttgaaaagacggcttctctgattggttctcgtggaattaatcacggttaaaatttaaccggcttttgtgcgaccggcacttgaacatttttcaaaattataaaaaacacgaatactttaaaattatatataattacaCATTACGAATAAACATTACATTAGAATTAAACTCTGGAAACCATAAACATGtggaagatgaaatattttgttaaataattattaattctacattgtttcatctaattaagatgaaatattttgttcattgattattaattctacactgttaaaagacgatctggcaacacaaAAACCTTGAAGagccacaatgcctatgccttcccaatgctagctctagaaattgaaaaattgaaggtCGCCATTGAGGTATTCTAGGGCGAGATatcatatatttgtaatattatagattacagagGTATTTGGTATGTATAATCTTccaggttgccccctcaatggccgatttcaatgcCAAGTACAAAACTAGTGCTGCATGttagtctatgcatctttaaggtctttgtggCAGtggaacaaagcgagaaagagatagcgctattcgctttgttgaatgatagacaaggatagcaataccattgccattataacgtgtacctcacttaCATGTGCCTTCTTGCAGCATGCCTCTCCGCCGAATGCCATGCTTATTGCGCATATGCCTCCTCAACCTGGCCACCTCTGAGAAGGCACTCTCGCACATCTCACACTCGTACATGCGCGTCGAGGCGTGCGTCTCCAAGTGTATCTGCAGCCGGGAATGCGTCACAAACAGCTGTCCACAAGTGGCACACTGAAACTGGTCCTGGTCCTCACTGGCATGCGTCTTCTCATGCCTCCTCAGGTACGCCTTGATCGGAAACTTTTTACCACACACCTCGCACTCAAACCTTCCGACCTTGTCGTGCAATTTCTCGTGAATTGCACGACAGTTCCTTGTCGCGAACTTTTTGTCGCACAGACGACACTGCAGCGTGCGTTCCGCGTTGTGCGTCTTCAAGTGACGGTCGTACGACTGCCGTCCGGTCAGCGTTTTGCCGCACGACTCACACTTGAAATAATGCTGAGTTGTCGTGTCGAATTTATCGGGATGCACGCCGTTCATATGGTACTCCAGCGCCGCTTTACTAGTGTAGGCTTTCTCGTCACAATACTCGCATTTGAACTTCCTCTCAGCCGGCATCCTGGTTTTCGGTATGGTGCCATCAGGCGCCGGCTTCCCAGGGTGCATCCTCTTCAGATGTTCCTTCAACTTTGTGATGTTGAAACAAGTTTTCGGACAATAATCACAGCTCAACTCCTTCCTTTCGCCGTGAATCTTGACATGTACGGCCAACGCGTACTTCCCTGTGAACGCCTTATTGCAAACCTCACACACATAGTCGCGTGTCTCTGAGAGGAAACACTTGTGCTTCATGAGATTCCCTTCTGTGCGAAACCTTTTCCACACACGGGACATATCCAGTCGCGTTCACCCGTATGTGTTTTCACATGCCGCATCAACATACTCTTCGTGGCAAACGATTTGGGACACTCGGCACACTTATGCTTTTTATCGCCGTTATGTAGCCTCATATGTTCGGTGAGATTACCCTGTCGCGGGAATATCTTGCTGCAGAACTCGCACACATACTCTTTAGTGCCCATGTGGATGACTTTCAAGTGCCACTTGAGTTTGGAGCGGCACTTGAAGGGTTTCGAGCACAGAAAGCACTCGAGTTTGTCGGCAAACAacaattaaaactaaattattgACCTTCACTTATAAGGGTACaaacacactgaaagcggagcggagcgtcgtgaacaatatcatgttaagtaATGAACTGTaacacactggaagcgtctactcgcggagcgtggcgtcaaactttggaacaagctggtttgtttttGGAGCGTCAAAGTGCGAGTGCCAGTCTGGTCTACTCTAGTACATAATAATGCACTTGttctacattttcccaccatctAGTACACTAGAATATTTAATGTTTGCCCAAATTCCCCTGTGATGAGTATTATTTGATTAGTCAAAAGAGAAAATTCATCTATTGcactttgaaatcaaaagtaaggctattctaatccatttcattcatatttctatgaaattttaaaaattcatcaattctcTCACCATCTAGTAAATGCTGTGGGGAAATTTGGTTCATATTTTCCCCTTAGCTAAAATCAATACTTTaagtaattattttcacaaagtattgTCCGTGCAAACTTAGACAACGCCATTCTATACAATACAtatcatattatgttaataTTTAATCCAGAGAGACTCTTAcaaacagatggttaaaattgacaacaaaattaataaccagtccaattttgtcaggttggcattaagttgagacaagatttgagttctgtcaatttatcaggttagcaccaagttgaagaacttatctatatctatatttaaCTTATCTATACCTTAtttaactatatctatatttgTGGGCTTTCTAAGCGAGCACAGTGTGATGAGCATTTTAAAATTCTGGGAATATTGACTCTACCTTCAATATTTGTTCAACAGAGCCTTATTTATGTTAAGGAGAATTTGGAGAAGTTTGTGGAGCAGGGGGTAGTTCATAGCCATAACACTGGAAATAGGGGTAATTTGACTACTTATCGGTATACCTATTCTAGTAcacaaaaaacatttctatttttatcaacaaaatgtttaattCACTTCCTGAAGATCTTAGAAATATGGAGAATGgaacttttaaaattcatatgaaACGTTTCTTAGCAGCTAACCctttaaacaagattgaagatttttatacattagctaggaatattcggttataagttgaaaatcaggtgacatatattatcatagggtactgatagtgtaacttactgatgtaatatatttgtattttgtattatgttgtatatatttGACACTTGTATTGTATCTGATGACCTCAGATATTGCTGCAAtaaagattctattctattctatactataataaagggaagaactggctcatacactaaCGGGAAAATTTGGGGGAGTATTTTTGTTGGATGCAGACACAACctgctttttatttttattgcggatgatgctcacatgagcgttttgcttgtgcgtggatgatttgatgagatgatcaaacgtccatgccatcgacgggattcgaacccgcgaacCAGACCAAATTTTTAACGCTCCTTACGACTAGAcgtaaagcctggttttcattagaaGATTTAGTGgtagttccctgggcaagtactaactgtcttgtgaactctcccaatgataacgttcatggtagagtactagtttttaatagAGTGGAGTGGAATAGTaatctaccacttgccttcccccaccaacgcttctcactctactctaccactactatcctaatgaaaacagtctcgagctagaagagtagagtcgtgccgtaggctatcaagtttaagaagtattgttatttattaaaaagtaataatttattagaaagtgTTGAAAAGTGTTAATAAGTGTtaaagtgttaatttattaaagtaTTCACATTTTTAAGTTAGTTCttttcactagacaacacactttaccaaCCATTCTTAATTGTAGTGAGAACatttactcgaccaagtaagtagagtagagttagtatgccagttactcgaccactaactctaccagGCTAAACAGACGCTCCTTACGACAAAACCTAAAAGATTCAAGACATATGTAAGATTCAAAACTTACATTTTGATGGCTGATTGGAAAAGCAGGCAAGAAAATCTTTCGAGTTTCCACCGCATTCGTCTCCGTCTCACTATCAGGATCATCtgcatcttcttcctcttctattttgttatcattttttgttacatcttcatcctcttctatTCCTCGTTTGATATCAGGCGAGCAGGAGGTTCTTTCAGTTTCAGCTTCATTATCATTCTCCCGCAATTTGGCAACGGGCTCCGAAATCTGCCCAGCTTTAGACGAGACATTTTCTGAAAGCGCTCCATCAATATCTGAACTGGTTTGCAGTGACTGATCAAAATCACCGTCTGTTGTATCCAACTCATCCAACTGCAACAAAATCATTGAAATCAATCTAATTGATTACTGATTAATAGGAAATtcataaatcaatcaatatttaattGTCAAGAAACATGTTACAAACAACGCCATTGTCTACAATAGCTTATACAGAGACCGACAATACAATTGTCAACAGTGAAAATAGTAcaatataatgaatgaatgaataaatttatttgccaaaaacaaaatacaaaaatctggtgtggtacactcacacaactttccttgctcattgaactgtaagccccattcttaaacaagaataattcaggggaataacataatgacgattggcggcaacttaccatatttgaaactacgatcagacttctgtatttATCAAAGAAAGAccttatctctttaaggtctttggtattTATGTGTacagtatatatataattgttttcagagtactttttcctttgtgtgaattgtgaaattcgattatttttttaaaagtcgtcaaaacaaaCCATCATTACAACTCATTTCTTTATAAAACCTTACGACTGTTTAATAGCTTGAATGAACACATTGATCCTTTTTCGAactcattcaatgaatataagAAACATTGTGAACTGAATCTATCATAAGACGCTCGTTTTTGAGATGATTTGTTTTGTAAACTCTGGCTGGAACTCTCCTAGTTTAAGacttttctttttctgtttacttagctttttttttattagttattattttctttcctgtaatctttaaatagttttttttttttttaattgtattttcCTCTAGAATCTTTGGGAAGGATTGTTTTACCTTCtttcttttcacatttttcttcataataatgaaattaatttgattattctgaGTGAATGCTTTTTgctttttttacatttttctttatatgaatgtaattaatttgattatttcaactgtgtaaatgctttttgctttcttttctttattttctatattttaaaatgtatataAGTTAAATTGTTGTTTCATTTAATTGTGTAAATAAGGCTCTTTTATGGATCTCTGTGAGCCTTTGTatgtaaagaaaatgaataaataaataaataaataaataaaacagctgttctacagatgaaatatctcgtctatgtgttctttttatgaactgctctacctacctacctcatgcacgagaaggtgGTTACAaaatccatttctcaaggatggggtggaccccccattagtttcccaagAAGGAGACTcgtgccagttgatagagctgataaataactatacagggtatgaatttgaaaaaaatcggtcatgtcatttttgaaaaaatcgtgaaaaacatgtttttttagtaattatccgccatttttctcaagaatattacggagctcctgcaattttcccagaaatgagacttatgtcagttgatgggGCTTATAAAtgcatggtataaatttgaagaaaattgttagagctgttttcgagaaaaacattgttttttagtgattatccggaatttttctcaaaaatattacgaaactcctgcaattttcccagaaatgagactcatgtcagttgataggacttataaatagctatccgtggtataaatttgaagaaaaacgttagagccgttttcgagaaaaccgtgaaaaacatggttttttagtaattatccgccattttttccaccatttttaattcaattttattgaatttcttattgtcaaatcctcatggtataaggaccttaagtttaaaatttcaagtcaatcggttgattaggaatggagttatcgtgttcacagacaacacacatacacacaccacacacacacacacacacacacacacacacacacaaatcatgtttttggactcaggggaccttgaaaagtatagaaaacttgaaattagggtaccttaatttttttggaaagcaatactttccttacctatggtaatagggcaaggaaagtagaaaagcTATACAGCTAATAATAGCAGGCACTGAGACGCATACACCATTAACAATATATCACAGTTAACTTTGGTCACACAAAAaatatggtgtggcgcactcacacaactttccttgccgttatgaaaattgatcacctaacgctagtgttcacgcgcatctcaagtctacttataaacaaagatctgagccagctggtgacaggacattaacgctggagacatactaggtctgctatctcttcatagtgaatcatttaatagaatcaacagtttgccattggataatcacattttctcgaatttcgagcttattttcaattttaggtggaaatgttactgaacattaattgtagagattttcatgctcaatcttttccactcaaaagtGGTTGTtggaattgtatctgaagcctgataattgggaatataaaatcaaactttgcatagatggggcggagctcctgaaatttttacacacacaaacacacacacacatatacacacacacacacacacacacacaaacacacacacacacacaacacacacacacacacacacacacaaatctagaaatttagaaattggggaaccttaatttttttcgaaaagcaatatggtaatagggcaaggaaagtaaaaactctCTCACAGAATACAGGCACCTTTCTATAATAGTAATTATTTGCTAATAATTAGCAAATCCCTCGAATGAGTCTTGAATTGTGGAACGTTCATCGTTCGAACGTCCACATCAAGTTCATAGAATAGCTTTACCGACAtgtatttccaatttttctgagAGCTTGTACATTGATTGCTCTCAATATTCTAAAATTAAGACtgcttcttagtctttttcatttaatactatataatattaatcaatcTGTGTTTTTCACAGACCCTTGCGGGGCGCGGGTTACACCTGctgcagtgaggtccacgttacaatggcagtatattggtgttgctatccttgtctatcattcgacaaagcagataacgctatgCTTTTgatctgcaacgttgccagatagttttcaacaatgaagaaatataatctactagccatcaggctcgcttcgctcgccatatccgtctagccaggaggcACCGCCTCCTGggccccgactggatcgttcaaaaatgagatcagcaggctcgcttcgctcacctgcatttttaatttgagcatgcttcattccatcagaaagtcaaagtactgaaaaacgcagaaaagctgagaaaaacgttgaaaaaacgctgattttgggcgtatctttgatgaaatattaaagtcacctcatcacaaaatttttagaccctagctaaatctctgtaccaaatttgaacattttctgtctattacttgatgaaactGAGAAAtcgcaaaaaacgctaattttgggcgtatctttggcggtatttcaaatttcttctaacacaacattattacaccccagctgagcttctgtagtaaatttgaacattttctgttcatttgttctcggtaaatctgagaaaaagcataAAAACGCAAGAAAAACGCTAATTTAGGGCGTATaattgacgttattgcaaattcctcctaacacaacattattttaccctagctgagcttctgtactaaatttgaacattttctgttcatttgttctcgataaagctgagaaaacactAAAACACGCTggaaaaaacgcagattttgggcgtatcttagtaattttttccaaatccgttcttagtgcgcctctaagggccaactgaacctACCAGATGTAggtttgaacgtttttggtccggtagatttttagttctgcgagtgagtgagtgagtcagtcagtcagtgagtgagtgccattttgctttcatatatatagattaacaagatatttaatctcaattatgaaaatgtattattaaatcattgaaaaacattatttctttttgactaataatatatataattgattacttaaATGgtcagtcaatattacatcatgtatcaaatcaaattctttatttgcaCATTGTTGTACAAAAATTTTATTGCATCAAATAGTGTATCATCAAGATTACTGTATACTTTAACTGTATACAGTTATCAGCTATCCTGTACATAAGGCAGTGACAATGCAGaaaatcgacaacgctgttcgcctatctttctctactgccattaaaacgtggacctcaccaaagTATGAATATAAAGTTTTGACTTACTGTTTCATGGTCGGATATGTATTCGGATTTCACCAGAATAATGTTTTCTTCATAATTGATATTCCGTTCGTTTTCTTTAGGACtgctttcttcattttttggCTTGGAATTCGTTGATTGGTAGCACTGCAAAGGAAAAGATGCACCTTACGTTAAAaggtttgaaatattattcagaaattaataaaaagcgAGATTACTTATTACCACCGTACTTGAAATACAATAAGTCAATAGAAATTAGATAATCAAAATgtattcaatcaaatataaaatGACAACTGAGATTCAAAATGTATCAGTATCCTACATATTAATACAAGGTGGGGCAGAGCCGACTGACGAGTTTGGAGGGGGCACTGCTCAGCCTGTGGTGGGAGTAGGCAGGCTCGCATCCCGGCAATGGCGACTCTTTTCTGCAGTGAAGAGGCTCATTTTCATCTGTGTGGAGCTGTCAACAAACAAAACTTCCGGTACTGGGCAGCAAATAACCCTCGACAACTTCatgaaagaccacttaattcaCCAAAAGTGACAGTTTGGTGTACCGTTTCTCAATTTGGAGTGATAGGGCCATACTTCTTCGAAGATGACAACATCACCGTCACTGTCACCTCCGAGCGTTATGTCACAATGTTACAAACGTCTCTGCTACCCAAATTGGAAGAACTTGCTGAGGAACAAGACTTGGGGGAAATATGGTTTCAGCAGGATGGGGCTACAGCCCACACAGCGCGCATTTCAATGGATTTGTTGAGAGAAATGTTCCCAGGTGACTTATCTC comes from the Nilaparvata lugens isolate BPH chromosome 1, ASM1435652v1, whole genome shotgun sequence genome and includes:
- the LOC111054277 gene encoding zinc finger protein 26, with product MKHKCFLSETRDYVCEVCNKAFTGKYALAVHVKIHGERKELSCDYCPKTCFNITKLKEHLKRMHPGKPAPDGTIPKTRMPAERKFKCEYCDEKAYTSKAALEYHMNGVHPDKFDTTTQHYFKCESCGKTLTGRQSYDRHLKTHNAERTLQCRLCDKKFATRNCRAIHEKLHDKVGRFECEVCGKKFPIKAYLRRHEKTHASEDQDQFQCATCGQLFVTHSRLQIHLETHASTRMYECEMCESAFSEVARLRRHMRNKHGIRRRGMLQEGTCK
- the LOC111057631 gene encoding uncharacterized protein LOC111057631; protein product: MAADSDECYQSTNSKPKNEESSPKENERNINYEENIILVKSEYISDHETLDELDTTDGDFDQSLQTSSDIDGALSENVSSKAGQISEPVAKLRENDNEAETERTSCSPDIKRGIEEDEDVTKNDNKIEEEEDADDPDSETETNAVETRKIFLPAFPISHQNVSFESYICLESFRFCRKERLFSLVELVVE